In Lycium ferocissimum isolate CSIRO_LF1 chromosome 7, AGI_CSIRO_Lferr_CH_V1, whole genome shotgun sequence, the sequence TTGTAGGTGTCAATTAGTGTCTTTTGCCTCTCAGCATCAGGGCATAGTCTAGCCAACTCAAGAACGAGATGCAACAAGCCAAACTGTTCAACATATGCCAGGTATGTCTCAGCATCTATTAAACCTTGACGATATTCTGCAGAGATATCCTTAAATGCCGTGAATTTGTCTTGATCAAATTCTAGAGCGATACGCATCCTTTCTACCAAAGATTTATTTGCAGTTTGAACATCTTCCACATTTGTGGATGTCTGCTGGCCACTTGCAGGAAGTTTGCGAGTCTGCACAGCAGAGACTGGAGGGAAATCAGGGGTAGAAGAGTCAAAAGACCCGCTCTGAACAAGATTTGGGGCTGACAAGGAATGGCTCATTCTATTGCTGTGGGCCCAACTCCTTGATGAACCAACTGAGCTAGAAGATGATTCATGCACTAATGAAGATCGAGCAGCAACAGAGTTTAAATAACTAGATGATGGAGGTCTATCTGCTGCAGTTGCCGGCTTAATCTGGCTAGAGCTTGATGCTGATCCAGGAGCGCTATTAACAGCAGGCCAAGCGTCTTGAGGGGTAATTACTGGTGCAGAAGGTTTGTCCTTCGCTGCCTTACTATGCctggaactagatgatgatccAGAAGCAGTATTTATCACTGGCCAGGCAGGCTGATGACCAATTACTGGTGGTGTGTGACCTGTTGTTGCTGGCCAGGCAGGCTGATGACCAATTACTGGTGTTGTGTGACCTGTTGTTGCTGGCCATGCAGGAGATGAACTAGGGAGCTTTTTTGTATTCTTGTTTTGCTTTCGGCGCAGATGTGATGCCATAGTGTTCTGGGGTAAAGCATCAGACTGAGGTCTTGGTTGACTATTAGAAGGAGGCACGGCAAGGGGAGGAAATGAGGACTCTTGAAGCTGCgaatttctggaaatttgaGACACGGCTTGAAGATATCTTGAAGCTGGCTCGGAATCAGTAGTCAAAGATTCAAAGGGTGGAATAAGGAGATCATCATCATTTGTTACCGTTTGATCAGAAGCTACCCTCCTATTGCTTGACGTATCATGAAGTCTTCTATCTGCATTAGCAGTCTCTAAACTGGCTTGAATGGCCATGGAGAGTTCACTCTCAGGGTTATCACGCCTAAATGATCGGGCCCTTCCACGACGATTATCCTGTTCATTACTGCGTCGATATCGAAAACTCGTCGGTATCTgtataaaaaatagaagaagaaattCTTTGTAACTATCATGACTCCAATATAGTGCGAGGAATGAAATGTCCAGATAAACACAACGGGAAACTGCAAATGAATGAGGCACCATGAGCACATCTTCCTTTAGGAGAAGAATGTTTAATTACTCAATTAGGGAGAGAGTTGAAACTTGCCTGCAAGGCAGCACTGCGTTGGGAACGCGACATACGACCTCCATGCTCAAGAGTATTGTGCCTCTGAAAATTTAAACAGGAAAATAAAGCCATCAAATGAAatctaataaaagaaaattacacGCCTCTGCCCCATGAAAACTATGAAATAACATGAAAGCAATAACTCGGATCTGCAAGCATGCATGTATTTTTTGTGCAGCCATTCATAATCTGCACCAGGCCAACAAATCCTAACCTTCAACTCGGGTTCAGATTGGAAAACAACAAACTTTTTTGCAAGACAGCTCTCGTCTTCACATAAGAAATGATTACTGCGGAAGTGGATCTGAAATGGAAAAGAAACACCATCTTTAATTGGCATCAAAAGCACCACTCAAAGAAGTCAGAAAGCTTCAGATGATATAGCATAGTAAGACCACCTCTAGGTCATCATAATTCTTGTAGTATTCGTATTGCCCAGGGTGCTGCCTGCATGAAAATCAATGGATAGAACTCCCATGAGCTTTAACTGGTCGATGATAACCAACTTATAACATGGTACTGTACACATAAAACCGTACCTCTGGCATATATGACAAGTATAATGTTCAGTCGACATATGAGAATACAGCTCATTATCCCCATAAAATGGGGTCCTACAGAATTCACAAAGAGGGTGACCCATGAATCCACCTCTTTCACTTTCAGTACCATCAACCTCAGAATCACCAGTGTGTATATGCTGATTCAGCTGTGCCCTTGTGTACAGTTTCTGCTCACAGATAAATACCTGATCGACAAAGAAGCCACCAATCAGATCAATATGTTCCCAACAAGATTGGCATGCATTGATCTAACCATTACTAGAAATACAAAATCTGCAATGTCTCAGAACACAATTCCATTAGGCAAAACAGTTTCAGTATGCAATCAAATCCAATCCAACCACTCACAATAGCAAGAGCTAAGATGTTCTTCCCCGAATCCTcatttaaggaaaaaatttgAATACATATGCTTCAGCCATCAATCTCAGTTTATGGAACTCACAGTAACAACCAACTAACAGCACAGAGAGACCTAGTTCTAGGCTTCCTAAAGGTTTCCAACTCACACGAATAACATTTTCCATCTGCGCCTTGAATACcatatgtgtgtgtgcgtgtgtgtgtgtgagtgagagagagagagagagttttgTGTGTGCGTGTTACATGCACCATCCAACTCTACTAATTCTTCAACTTATGTGATGGTTATTCCACCCAGTCGCATCATAGAAACTAATTAGTGCTTGTTACTCAAAGGAACCAATAACTATCTTCTATTAGTATTGATACTCAGTCACATGGGCTTCCCATTGATATAGGCAATGGtgctttctcctttttttccctCTTCCATTTGGGGAGGGCAGACCATATCCTTTTTTATTAAGAGAGAGCACTCGTAAGTTTCAGTTGTCAGACAATGCAATTGTAATTCGAAGTAAAAGTTAAGCAGAGCAGATAGACTAGATGTTAAATAGCAAGTAAAAGTTAAGCAGAGCAGATAGACTAGATGTTAAATAGCATCCTTGGCGGTTAAAAGTACTATTCACTTCTGCAGACGAGTTTTTGTATGTCATCTTTGATATCCTAGGTATATGCAGGTGCAACCCTGATTGGTTTCCCTTACTCTAAATAAGTGTAAGATTGATCAGGTGGGCAAGGTGGAACACCATCAGATCGGTTTCCCTCACTATAACTTATTTAGGACTACTGCTGACTTAGCTGACTAGCAGAGACGGGTCAGGATTTTTAGTTTATGGGCTTTGTACTATGATTCTTCTTGTTTAATGGGTTTTTGAAAGAATACttgtacatattaaatgaatttttaGACACTTGAGCCAAAGTTACTAGGTTCTGCCTAACCCGTAAATACCACTGTATCTATGCCCCTTCTTTCTAGGGTTGTGCGGTACGTAATCCGTTCATTAAGAGTGCTGCTAGGAGGTAGAAGAGATTTATTTGTTTGTGGGGGATATATTGATCAGTGCAGTTTATCTACCGCTCCAACTCATTACATGTATCTACTCACTATTCCAATAATCTAGCAAAAAGACAGGGAAAAATTTGTGAAGGTGATTTTTGCTAAACACgaccaaaaaaatataaataaataccaCCTAGAAAGTTTAAAGTGATCGTCAAACAAATGTGGATGGTCAGGTGTTAAAGATTTAAGGGTACTCAATAAAGCGTCACAGGCAAATGGTTTTGGAGGTTTAGCATAGAGTTAGCACTACGAAAAAGGcagaggcgaatctaggatttctGGAACATGGGTTCaccactttaaaaaaaaaaaaaaaaaaaaaaagggaaaaatgtaTTAAGTGGGACTTGATCCCTAGTCCtctaggtaaataactcaaccttcaaccaagtgcaccaCTTAGCCTTTTTGTAGTATGGGTTGCAGCAGATTGTATTATActaattttggaaaatatgcacataaaatatcTAGTTCTACAGAGAGACCTGTCTTCACGTGCCCCAATTTTAGTACCTAAAATCGCCCCTGGAAAAAGGGATATTCCCAGAGACAGAGAAGGGCgtgttttatttctttttttgcatGCACAACAGCATGGCAATCTATCCTAACAGGATAGAATACAGGAAacgaaaaaaatcaaaaaacttTGGTGTCTCAACCGCAAGGTGTTCCAACCGCAATAGCACAGGAGAAGACGACAATTATCTGTTACTTCACTGCCGGTGGCATATCAGTTCTAGTGTGCAGTGTACTAGGTTGTGTTAAGATATACTCTGTTTTCTATAACCACGAATCTGcatatttccaatctcaaactTGGTGGAAAATAGGTCTGCCCTTCATCATTTAATTTGAACCCAAGACATGCATCTATGACACATCCGTGATGTACTACCATTAGAGTGTTGAGCTTAGCCATTAGAGTTTAAGTTCAAAAAGGAAGAGACCGATAAGAAGAGTATTTGAAGTATATCTTTCGGCATTTATATAGAAAAAATACGGAACAATTGTACAACAAGAACTCTGCACTTAGGAGTCATAGGCTATGTATTAGCTGAATGTTACTCTAATCCTTCAAAGTATTTATGCTACTATAAAATGCAGATCATTCTCTGAAACATTACTAGATGATACAATAAACTTAGTCAACATTGTTTTCTTTTGATCGGTAAACTTAGTCAATATAGTAGCGATGCAAATAGTGCAACCTTTTTTCTTCTTACACATTTTTGGAACGCGTGATAGTCCAATTAGTATAAGATGACCGGTTACACTTTCATAGAGAATAGACAATCATGTATGAGTTATCTGCTTTGTGTATGCATCTTGTAAGCATGATTATTCCCTCTCACATAAACAAAATATCTATTTTATCaaccaacaaaaaataaaaatgcaacGGATAAAAGCTGAATCAGATATTGCAGAAAATGacctttcttccttccaaacaTAAACTGCACATGAGCAACTTGTGCTGGTGGAATAAATGACCTTTTAACTGCTCAATATTTCTGAACCTTGCTCTTCTCTTCATGCCATCACCAGCCGACCCCTCCATCTTATCACACACACTACAAGAAAGCCTGCACATTGCCCTGATCATCTTGTAGTGGTCTAAATCATCAAAGAAAGCCTGGGTGTCCTCATGATACCAATAAGAACCAATTCGGCCTTCTTTTGGTTCAGATGCCAATACCGAGAAGTCACTAATCATCCTCGTATAATCTCCTAGAGCCTGCAACacagaaaagggaaaaataacAGAACAAAGAAAATCACAAACACGGATCTTCAGTCTTATAACCGAAATGGAACAGCAATTCAGTAGACTGAAATACTGAGGTTCTACGTAAAATTTGGCTGATCAACATCTCAAGAAGTTTATATTCTTAGTTATAAGCAGACTAAGCGACGAAGCACAAAAGGATCACTAATTATCCAAAAAAAGTGCAAAGAGATCACTCCTCAAcctaaaaagataaatatattaTTCTTCTGAACCTAAGCAAATATAATCTTGAATTAAACTACAAGAGCAATTCAATAGAATGCACCATGAAATTTTTAGGTAAATCTCGATTGGTCAACCTAGTTCACAAATAGAAAACTACAGTAATTACTGGTCTATAAAAAGACAGACTTATCAAGTCTaatttaccagtttcaaaaaaaaaaaaaaaaaagagagacagACTTATCGAGTCTTTTGAGATTGCAAACTCAATATTGCTCCCACATCCAAGATAAACCAAGTACAAGGCAGCATGGataaaaataagacaaaaatcttcttcttctttttttttttgatgaagtaaagATTTCATAGAAGGCATCAAGGAGATACAAAAGGATAGCACAATTGAGATGACAAAAAAGGTTACAATAGCTCCTTAAATAGTGATAGCTATTCTAAGACCAGGGAGCTAATAAACTGCAATAAGTTTTCAGCTATATCTACAGGGGCTACATTGTAGCAGCTGAATAAATACGACAAACATCTAAATTTGAAAGAGTTGATAAACCATCAAAACATCTATTTTTCCTTTGCTTGCTGGAATATCTTCCATATGCTTTTGATGGCTTTATCAACTTTCCAATATGTTAGACATCACCAATCTTAAAACTTAgatacatataacataatcagTTCAATAGATATATAATTTGGAACTCTTAGGTAAAATCTAGATACAGCCTATACAAACTACTAATAAAACTGTAAATACATAGTAATTCTTTGAGATAACGAACAAGATCCGTCCTAGACATGAAACAAACTATATGAGGTGAAATCGAACCTTGGTGACAAAGACAACGTTAGCTTCGGTCTTGCAAATACAACAACGGCGATCATCGCAGATGAATCGCAGACGAGCGACACAGGTAGAGCAAACGTCCTTGTGACCGCAAGCTCCGTAGGCAACCCATTCTAGGGTTTCAGCGCAAACAGCACAGCTATCATCCATCGCCTACAACAACAATTTCTGATCTAAgggtttctttctttctacacGAATCGGATGGTCTTGCGCCGATACAAAGTGTACTACTTTTTTAGGGTTCCGAagctttcttcttccaacaggTATCCACCGCTTTTTTTGGTTGTTCTTTTATTGTCTTTCAATTTTCACAATTTGACCAAAATAAACAATACTCTCCAAAAAATAACAACACTCTCAACTTAAccctttttgcttttctttctttccttttattatttataaaatatactctaataattatgaatttggaggctTTTGGTTTGAGTTAAAGTTAGAAAGAAATGATATATACGCTCCGCTTTTTGCGGACTAGCAtgctatttatatttttttttctctttttttgagttttatcccttttactttttaatttatgtgatattgtAATAAGTTCAAAAAAGACCTCATTATCGGGAAGTGGAAACAAAGGCCTTCCACTATTATGATAATAATCCTCAACAGTCACACGTTCTTGCATTGGCCGTTTACAATTCTGAATGTAACCTACGGCTTTTCAATTTCTCTAATTATACTAGTGTTAATAAAGGTTGTCTTTGTGATTAAGGTGCTTAACTACTTAAGAATGGAAAAATCTTCTCACtatcttttcatcttttcttttattttctctaaatttggaagaagataATTATATTTGCGGTGACTTGACAAAAACTTTAAAGTTAAATCAGTTGTTAAGTCTTCAGTTATTGGAGGAATATTTCAGGTGAAATTTTGGGACTGTACAAAAAGCAAGTGAATCGTTGTTGTGCACACTAACAAAGCACAGTTCCATTTATAAAGAAGATAGGGCAGACTTTGACTCTTCGTGTTGTTTGGTATGTTCAGGGTCTATCTTCATTGGACAAATAAATTTGTTAATGGTTTAATGCTTTTTGGGCTATCTTTGACGACATATCTTCTATATTAATAGATACACAACAATATTAGCAGATAAGCTAATATGGAAGcccgactatgttgtatggaGCGGAGTGTTGGTCAGTTAAaatctctcacgttcaaaagatgaaagttgccgagatgagaatgttgagatggatgtgtcgGCGCACCAGGAGtgacaggattaggaatgaggttattcgggataaggtgggagtgacctcggtggaagacaagatgcagGAAGCGAGGCGAGAAGGTTTGGGgcgtgaagaggagagacacggaTGCCCTGAATGCAGAGGTggtgagaggttggccatggatggtttcgaagaggtaggggtaggccAAGAAGTATTGGGaagaggtgattagacgggaCATGCGGCATTACGAACATGAGGGACATGCCCAGATAGGAGGGTTTGGAGCGGCATTAGGGTTAAAGGCTAGTGGATAGTCTCGTTATCCTTCTttattagtagtcgcattatcGCAGTATAATTTCTTGTGCTCTGATTTCTGCTATTATTTGTTATTtcctgtactttgattatcctattttatttgtgtcgctttcgttatttgcatttccatatcgctttgaatttcttagccttatctgacctctttttatgctttttattgGAGTAGGGTCTTTCTGGAATAGCCATCCTACCTTTGTAAGAGGAGTAAGGTCACGACACTCTACCTCTCCGCGAATACTCACGTTGTGGATTTCactgagttgttgttgttgttgaagctaATATGGAAGCCAACTGAAAATCTTGAAGACTCACTTGCTCTCTATTTAGGAATTACATAAGGTTACATATGCAGTGTCGATTATTGCTGAACAAGATTGACATATAgcatgaatattttgatagtgATGAATAACAATACAAAAGAGTTGTTCAAGATATAACGTGAAAGCATAATATAAGAACACTTCAACATGAGTCCATGACATATTAACTCGCAATTGCACAAAAAAGTATTAAATTGATTTCTTAAAAAGGTGATTGTTTGACCATTGTGGCAGGTTGAAGCATTCTTACTTTTGTGAACTGCTTGTAACTCTGATAAAGAGATAAAATGTAGAATAGCTTAGTAATTGCATTAATGTGTTTTAAACTGAAGCCCGActtgatgaaattgaaaatcTCGGCACCAGTCTGTATAGGAAGGGAGACTTAATCAAATATAATATCTGTACAAGGCTCCTAAGAGTTCATTGAATCTTAGTATCTTACACATCTCCAGTCggttaattttttgttttgctttttcATGTTCGCATATACTAAATTAATAGGGCTGCTTCATATTTGATGTAGAATGCTTCTCACACCTCATGTTGTCAATGAATTTTATGTAGGATGTTAAAAGAATGATCATGGCGATATGTTTGATATGCTTtaagggaaaaggtgcaaatatactccTTAACTTTGTGATTTATAACAGATATACCCCCGTTATAAAagtggtgtaaatatacccctgccgttataaAATGGTGAAAGTATACCCTTTTTGCTAacagatttttcttttaaaattatttagtttattttttaattaaaaataccacgtgactttaaaaaaaaaagtctacccattttttttgagtagatatatttttctaaagtcatacgataattttttttcctggtGGATCGGATCtagttcatttaaaaaaatgggtagatttttttttttaaagctagagatatttttttaaacgaacaaAACTCGACCcaccggaattttttttttaccatgtggcgttagaaaaatatgtctactaaaaaaaatgagtagacttttttttaaagccacatggcatatctttttaattaaaaataagctaaatgatttttaaaaaaatcccgTTAGAGAAAAGGGTGtatttgcactatttgtgtaagggcaggggtatatttgcacgaTCCTGTAACGGCAAGAGTATATATACATCACTTTTTTAACGgaggtatatctgctctaaatcgcaaagttgaggaaTATAATTGCACATTTGCCGTTGCTTTAATAAAAATCATGACATTATTATTCAactatattttaatatttttcatcatgacCGCGCGAACAAGTACACTAGTTTTTATCATATTTGAGTAGATTCGAAGAAATTTTACTAACTATAGTCTGTGAGGACCAAGCTTGGATTGCCGTACAATTGCATTTTCATTGGCTTCGCTAGGATTCATAGTTTCATTctgaatttttttccttttcccgaACATACTCACAACTTTTTCGACTATACTATCAATAGGTCAATCAATGTTAGCAATGGAGGAAGAAAAGTAGTACTGTGTCTCTCGTATTAAACTCCCGATGCATGACATATTTGTATTCAGTCAACTCACAGCTTGTTATAGCAATTGATTAAGGGAAAAATGCTAGTCCAATTGCTGATATGGATATACTAATAGATAGATGGTCTTTTAGGTTTAGGATAAGAAAGTAGCTTCATTGAATGTGTTGATTTGGTCAAATGAGATGAACAACATGATATTCTCGATAAATAGTACAATCGGCTTAAGATTGGATTGTTACCAGATAGAGGATGAACTTACTTTTGATCTCTTTTTTGCCCTTTGGATCGCTAGTTGACTTGTCATTGCTTAGATTTTCAAACTCTAGAAGCGGATTTGAGGAATTTTTTCACATTCGATATGATAGCATATACTGCTTTCCATCCATCTACAAGCGTATTGCTTGCTTAATGGACAAACTCATGCAAAATAcgttttctttaaattataatATGTTATTATATAatacattctcatttttatttcaatttgcTTACTCATCATTCCACTTCAGACTAtcttaaatttatttaattaaataaacgtaaattgtgtacgatTTTCATTGTATAAGGGGTTTAAAtgcatatttaaaaaaatgaaatatgatattattatatttatgtaaattttataatacaaaagtatatgtgtttgattttaaaatcaGAAAATATATCTTCAATTTAATTATATCATATCGATGAAAATATATCTTCAATTTAATTATATCATATAGATGTTTAGTATATAATTTaccccaaaaattatttaagtAACGATTACGACAAATCATATATTTATTAACCACTTAGACGTAGCCACTATTTCGTCTCATTTGCAAATGAAATAGATTTAGATGGGTTGCGTGGAATCGGATCAAAGAATTTCAAATTGGAAGGTCATTAATATAAGGTCAGATATAACTTGTGCAGAGCAAGCTTTGCACTGTCCTGCAATTGCTTTTTCATCGACTCCATTAGGTTTCACATCTCATCCACAATTTTTTTGCTTTGTCCAAATACACTCACAACTTTTCCTTCCAATGTATTAATAGGTCAGACAATATTAGCAGTGAAGGAAGAAAAATAGTACAGTATCTCTCGTATTCACATCTCAATGCATGATATAATAGTATTCAATCAACTAACAACCTGTTACCGCAATTGAATCCGGAAAGCGCTAATCTAATTGCTGATACATGTAAGTTAATAGATAAACGACATTTTACTTTTAGAATAAGAAAGTAGTTTATATGTCGCATTAATTTCTTCATTGAATGTGTCGATTTGGTCAAGTGCGATGGACAACAAGATATTCTCGTTACATAATAACATCCTCTGAAGATTGGATTGTTACCAGATAGAGGACGAAACTTACTATTGGTCCCCTTTTTTGCTCTTGGTTCACTAGTTAACTTGTCGTCGCTTGGACTCTCAAACTCTAAAATCAAATTTCAAGATTTGTTTTTCACATTATTTGATTTCATCTTTGTCTTTCATCCTTTTGCAAGCGTGTTACTTGCTCGATGGACAAACTCTggcaaataactttttttttttttttcaaacaacaataacaacgtACTTAGTGTAGTCCCACAATTGGAGTCTGGAGAAggatgtacgcaaaccttagcccctatatttaaaaattaaaataaattgtcGTTTCGTTTTAGTTTGCTTACTCATCATTCCACTTCAGACTATCTTAAATTTACTTAATTAAATGAATGTTAATTTTatagaaattttattttataaggggTTTAAATGCATCTTTTACAAAAAAcagatatatgatattattttatttatg encodes:
- the LOC132063253 gene encoding uncharacterized protein LOC132063253 isoform X2, which translates into the protein MDDSCAVCAETLEWVAYGACGHKDVCSTCVARLRFICDDRRCCICKTEANVVFVTKALGDYTRMISDFSVLASEPKEGRIGSYWYHEDTQAFFDDLDHYKMIRAMCRLSCSVCDKMEGSAGDGMKRRARFRNIEQLKGHLFHQHKLLMCSLCLEGRKVFICEQKLYTRAQLNQHIHTGDSEVDGTESERGGFMGHPLCEFCRTPFYGDNELYSHMSTEHYTCHICQRQHPGQYEYYKNYDDLEIHFRSNHFLCEDESCLAKKFVVFQSEPELKRHNTLEHGGRMSRSQRSAALQIPTSFRYRRSNEQDNRRGRARSFRRDNPESELSMAIQASLETANADRRLHDTSSNRRVASDQTVTNDDDLLIPPFESLTTDSEPASRYLQAVSQISRNSQLQESSFPPLAVPPSNSQPRPQSDALPQNTMASHLRRKQNKNTKKLPSSSPAWPATTGHTPPVIGHQPAWPVINTASGSSSSSRHSKAAKDKPSAPVITPQDAWPAVNSAPGSASSSSQIKPATAADRPPSSSYLNSVAARSSLVHESSSSSVGSSRSWAHSNRMSHSLSAPNLVQSGSFDSSTPDFPPVSAVQTRKLPASGQQTSTNVEDVQTANKSLVERMRIALEFDQDKFTAFKDISAEYRQGLIDAETYLAYVEQFGLLHLVLELARLCPDAERQKTLIDTYNANLGGTVPMQNFLSGGNRLKDGKSSKKGKGKAIDAGNGTSKDNMADSILSTVRKLQSSHKVPEDDVEVLSRDGYRSAKGKSKSTLNESEEELNSRGKPLKLDACQNDLSARDVSNHSSGNNDGKSKQRKKISKFYRVRLGDGSVETLLNLNGSNPDLDPDPERKETSDEQSNPESLPVRGVWRNGGGQKLVAMTSKGPKK
- the LOC132063253 gene encoding E3 ubiquitin-protein ligase HEL2 isoform X1, with product MDDSCAVCAETLEWVAYGACGHKDVCSTCVARLRFICDDRRCCICKTEANVVFVTKALGDYTRMISDFSVLASEPKEGRIGSYWYHEDTQAFFDDLDHYKMIRAMCRLSCSVCDKMEGSAGDGMKRRARFRNIEQLKGHLFHQHKLLMCSLCLEGRKVFICEQKLYTRAQLNQHIHTGDSEVDGTESERGGFMGHPLCEFCRTPFYGDNELYSHMSTEHYTCHICQRQHPGQYEYYKNYDDLEIHFRSNHFLCEDESCLAKKFVVFQSEPELKRHNTLEHGGRMSRSQRSAALQIPTSFRYRRSNEQDNRRGRARSFRRDNPESELSMAIQASLETANADRRLHDTSSNRRVASDQTVTNDDDLLIPPFESLTTDSEPASRYLQAVSQISRNSQLQESSFPPLAVPPSNSQPRPQSDALPQNTMASHLRRKQNKNTKKLPSSSPAWPATTGHTTPVIGHQPAWPATTGHTPPVIGHQPAWPVINTASGSSSSSRHSKAAKDKPSAPVITPQDAWPAVNSAPGSASSSSQIKPATAADRPPSSSYLNSVAARSSLVHESSSSSVGSSRSWAHSNRMSHSLSAPNLVQSGSFDSSTPDFPPVSAVQTRKLPASGQQTSTNVEDVQTANKSLVERMRIALEFDQDKFTAFKDISAEYRQGLIDAETYLAYVEQFGLLHLVLELARLCPDAERQKTLIDTYNANLGGTVPMQNFLSGGNRLKDGKSSKKGKGKAIDAGNGTSKDNMADSILSTVRKLQSSHKVPEDDVEVLSRDGYRSAKGKSKSTLNESEEELNSRGKPLKLDACQNDLSARDVSNHSSGNNDGKSKQRKKISKFYRVRLGDGSVETLLNLNGSNPDLDPDPERKETSDEQSNPESLPVRGVWRNGGGQKLVAMTSKGPKK